The Mastacembelus armatus chromosome 4, fMasArm1.2, whole genome shotgun sequence genome segment CTCAGCAGGGAGGCGAGGAAGGGTGATGTGCAGAACAACAGCGTGACTTAACAGGATCAGTCAGAGCCTTGTTGCCCCCATCAGGGATCATCgatacagaaagacaaaaaaaaaaacaaagaagtaaACAATCATTTGTTCATAAATGCCTTCAGGTAAGGATTGTTTGTCCTCTCTTCAGATCAAAGTGCCTTTAGCCTTTTCTCTAAACCTTTTTGGCATAATGGACGTCCGAAGTTTGACAGGCAAATTATTTCTGTATTGCATATATTCCGTCTACCAGCCAGTGAGCTCAGATGCTATGGCTTACGTAGAGCTTTGCTTCTGGATAATACTTGAGACACAGAACAATGTGAAGGACCAGAGAGGCGGCAAGTTGGCTTGTAAATGAGAACAGAACGTGTAGATGGGAAAAATGGAATGACCCTTAAAGATGTAAAGCCATCAAGTTCATATCCTCCAATATTTTACACAGTtgccagaaagaaaaataaacaaaaagagcattggaaataaaaaaagaatatatatttttatatccgtcatatgtatatttatatataaacaagTTATAACTAGTTGCAGGCAAACAGAGAATTTCTCCCTCGCCCCTTTTAAGATTCATCCGTTCCACCGTTGTAAGGCTGTCAGACTCTCTGAGGGGGCAGCAGCTTTCTTTCCTTTGACACCAGATTCCCTGAGATGTACAGCGATGTTGTATTTGTCaagatttatttgatttgatttgaacaCCATCAACCACAACCCCCCACgcccccccaaaaaaatccATGTGTGCAGGGGAACGAGCGCCGCTCTTGCTCGTCCTGTGGAGCCGATGAAGGGTGTGGCTGTGAGGCTGACAGGTAAGGGTCGACACACGAGACGCTTCGAATCCCTCTATCTCCTCTCGGTGCTGCCCAGTCCCATGTGGGCAGGTGGCAGAGATCGGTGGTGGTGGGACAGTGAGATTGCCCAAATAGGGAGAGGAGTGACTTTACTTTTCAGGTTACACCTTTGATGAGTTTCCATTCGACTTCATTCATTTCcatattgttgttttttcagtcCAATGCAAAGCTGTGTACATTTTGGATCACCAGTCATTCCAAGGCCTGGATAAGAGTTCTTATGAAGACTCTGCGGTGTGTGCATTTCTTtatgcatatgtatgtgtgtgtgtatgtgtgtgtgtgtgtgtgtgtgtgtgtgtgtgtgtgtgtgtggcagagcaTGGGTAGTCTTCTCAGTGCCTCTGAGAGGCTAATCTCTTTAATAGAGGCTCATCGTAGACCCAGCACTCCCCGTCTTCGTGGAAtagctgcagaaacacacaagcaataacagttattacatttaattctTATTAATTATCATTATCTGAAAATAGAACAGGtctcaaaataaaactacagtattaTCAGACATTGTTAACATTGATCTCAGAAAAGGAGGAGCTGGATCGGTGTGTATTTCAAGTCTTTCTTCAATTTTACCTCCACTGTTCTATTATTCTGAATGTAATTTcaatgaacatgtttttctcttaaTGTCACCTACAGTGTTTTGACTCTTACCCATTCAAAAAAGTAAGACACACATTGTttacaaaggaaaacatgaatgttaaatgtgGTCTTTTATTTCTGGGGGGGTGAGAAACATGGACAGAGCCTCACCCTGGTCTCCCACTGCTGTTCGttctccttcctctgtctcGCTTCGgctctttgtttctcctccagCCTGTGTTTGGCTTCTGTTGCTGCGTCGATGTCTTTCAGCTTCAGGTTCAGTGTCACATCTTTCCACAATCTGAAGAACCAAAGGGGTTAAAGtctaatacacaaacacagtgaaaagcGTTTTGTTTCACTTCTCACCTTCGGGACTCGTACTCCAGCTGGTCTTCCAGCTTTCTGACTTTCTTCTTGATGATTCCTATCCTCTTAGTATCTGTGAACACTGTGTTCTCCTAGAAACCCACGACACAAACCATTCATTGGTGctatataatgttttatttgctgCACAACTGTTCTCTTTAGAACGTTTATCCCAGTGcccacattttgttttgattgagCCAATAATTAAAACACTCACTCCAGTTGCCCACTTGGCATACATCACTCCGTTCCATTCTCCTTCAATGGAGCAGAAAGACTTCTTATCATTAGGTGCACTGAAGAcgaaacagaaaacaagtgtTGCATTGAATTCTAAGGCTTTTAATCCATAACCCGTCAGCTGAACTAAAGTGTATCGTGTGACCATTTTCATCTTACAAAATCTCAGCAGTGATCCTGTGCTTCTTTCCTCCATAGAAGGGTTTGGTGTGGAACACGATGTTGGCGCTGTAGCCCGACTTGGAGCAGGAGATGCTGCACTCGCCGCCCAGCTCCACCCAGGGCACGGTGAGTATCGACCTGGACACACAGGCAGGGCTCAGGTCAGTGAAGCACAGACAGTAACTACCAGTCAGTGATTTGGAgctgacacagacaaacacagcgACGCAGTAACACACACCTGCCATAACCATTAGGGAAGGTGAGGATGTAATGTTCATCATGCTCCAAACATGACACACaacctaaaatacaaaaaacaaacaaaaacaggaaaatgattTTTACAACCACACAAAGTTGTAAGAGTctgttaaaaatgtgtattttgaagTGTATGAGGAACTTTTCTTTCGTACCTTGGCCAATGTTGTGGACGCCTATGGACATGCCTAAGAACTTAGACTTAGTCCAGATGTGAGCGTTGAACTGGATCTTCTTTCTTAAACACTCTGCATAGAAAGCAGAGACTACGGAAAGAAGAGTGGAAATAACGAGGTTTGTACAAGAAGAAGCAAAACTGTATCTTTAAAGTGTGtaacatttcatttgtgttgtGAAGACATCCTAATTCAACACGCGATCACTAGCTTGTGTTTGACTTTGCCTGTTTTCTGGCCTTTAAAGTGTCACGacaaatagaataaaaatcCAGTTGTTGCTTTAGTCACTTTTCAAAAATTGTCAGCCTCCATCAAAGTTTTCTTGAGCCTACAAGTGAAACTAAACGTTTCCCAAACTAAATGTTGGGCCGTGCTGTGTAATCACTCACTGGGTGGGTGGTGAGAGACCTGCTctgccacaaaacacacactgttgggTGAAGACCAGGGAACGGGACCATCTGAAACAGTCTCCTGGAGGGtggaggataaaaaaaaaaaagtgattaagGATTGACTACCGACAGACCATAGATTTAACAGATACAAGTTTGAACAGCAATAAACTAAGCATGATTTTCAACATGAATGTTTAAAGATTAGACGTAATGTTTCAGCAGTCAGGAATTCTGCCAGCTGACGGCCTTGACTGCAGCGGCGTGTGGTCTCACCATGTGTGGGGAGGGCTCCTCTGCCTCGCTGGGCAGGTCCCAGTGGCAGTAGAAGACTTCTCCCAGTATTGGGTTGTAAGGTTTCTTGGCCACTGAGCCTTTCCTCCCTGCGTGGAAGGCCGACAGGTACCATTTCACCACGTGAACCATGCGCTCCCTGGGGTCTGACTGCTCAGCGATACTGGTGGAAGCCACATTAAAGAGTCAGGTTGTTTACAGCTCCTCATCACtaacatttgaaaatgatgtTGAGACAACAGCTTATACAGAGTAGAAGATTTGTTAAACCTGTACATACCTCACAAACAAGTCAGGATGTGCAAAAAAGTCAGCGTACATTTCTAGCAAAGATCTCCTCTCGAGGATGAAGGTAGGCAGTACCACCTGTGAAAGATAACGAAGGACAACGACTGTGGCTGCGTGTGGTCGACGGCCTgcactgcagaaagaaaaaggcaaCCGGAACAAAAGGAGATGCTACGACTGCTCCGAGGTCTTTACCTTGGTGAGGTCCATGCCCAAACGAACTTGAGACAGCAGATGCATGATGACGCTCTTGTGCTCCTCCACAGACTCGCCCTCGCCTTCGTCGTCACGGTCATCGTGGCTATCAAACTGATCTGACGACAGAGGACAGATCTTATGTAGCTTTAATCACATCAAGTTCCCTGCCTTTTCACATTCATCATCAATTATGTTTTAACATTTGACAAGATGAAGTTAGATACAGCTCAGTGTTTAATGCGTGAAGTTCCCAACAGCAGTGGGCGAAAAACTACTGCGTCTTGTGAGCTTTCCCTTTTTACCTGCGTCTGTGGTACCATTGGACATGGAGGAGTTGAGAGACTCGGTGGTGTCTGGTCGTTTCAGTGCTGCTCCTTCATTAGTGAGGGGCGAGGCAGCTGGAGGCCCTGAGGGACTGGGGCAGGAAGCAGGAGTGATGAGGAGGTAAAGAACAGGTAGGATTTCAAAGACAACCTAAACAGCTGCATGTTATATCTAACAGTGTTGCTGTTAAGTCCTGAAGCAACAGATTCACCCTGTGTGGcgcagggagggagggaaacaCTATACTCACTCTATGCAGTGCTTGGGGGAAGTGCTGCTCTGGTAAAACTCATCAGCATCGTAGAACTCATCCTCGCTGGAGGAATAGGAGAAGTCTGGCACAGAGTGCGAGGGCAGGGGAATGTGAGATGGGGAAGCAACGCCGCTGCTGGGGCCTGATGGGCCACTCcctgacaaagaaacagaacaacACGTATCATGTTAGTTTCCTTTAAATCTGGACACAGGTCAACACGATCAAAATCTACCTAAGAGGAGCCCTCATTTCTCTCTGAGCTCAGTGCAGCAGTCTGTATAGAGTTACATCAAGCTGTCTTCAGCACAGTGACGGCTGCCTCTGCAGAGCATATTGACAGTGCTCTCGAGCATGCAGCCTGTCTCCTTAGTGCTCAGCACAGCGTTTTAATACTGCTGCCTCAGCACGAGAGGCAAACAGGCAGGAACCTCAGCTTTCCCAGGTTTTGCACTTGGGTTTTTAATTTACTTCATCTTCATGGACACAGCACTTTGGCTTAGAGTACAGTAATAATTAATACAGTAGTACTACTTTTAATAACGGTCCATTATCTTCATGTAAGCTACAAAATaagagcaaaaacacacacacacacacacacacacaaagtgctgttttatgtttttgaataGAGAATAATCGATACAGCTAGACATGAGGTTTGAAATTCACTGGTAATTGGAAACAATCTCCCCTCATCATGTGATATAAATTAAAGCACCAACTGCAGACAAAGCCCTAAACGGACCTTGACgtgatatatttgtttttagatCAGTGGCCGTTTCCCTTGAAGGTTAACTTTGAGGCCAACATGGATGAAAAGTCTGTACACCAAACCAGGAAAAATAACTGTAGTTCTCccttaaaaatattatttactaTCAGTTATCACCCACAACAACAAATAATCTTCTAGTGCTACTAGAAAAACCAGCTACTGGAATGAACCTTCACCTGTGCTGTTGGGAGTTGGAGTCTGCAGGCTGCCCATCACTGTGACGACGGGACCAACAGGTAATGTGGAGGGTCGCTGGTCTGATTTACACACCTGTGAAGCGTCTTTAGCGAAAGGAGAAAGCAGAAGAGTTAGCAGAGAAGCATTAACATGAAGCCTAATCGCATTAAAACCAGCATCTTATCCCTGGTGCCAAAACTCTGAGAAAACGATTTGAgatgctgctgcagacagagacTTCAACCGTGAGGGGGATACACAGGCTATATAGAGACCAAAGTTAGAAGGGCCGACTTTGCagcattcattttcatttgctaGTGTTTTAGAACATATTTACACTTCAACACAGAACATTATCAACTGTCTTTGTTGATGAAatttcaaaaaacaaagcatttgtaAGAAAGAATGTCAGGCAATTTGAACAACAGCTGCATTGCACACAGCAGAAACACCAGTGACAGATGTGAACACCAGGGGGAGCTGTTGTCACCATCATCTACACTCATACATGAACATGTGTCCAAGAGACGGTGGCACTGCAGATGTGTAATACCTGTGGGTAGTGTGGTCTGCGTGGGCATTGTGGTGTTGACTACAGGAGTGTCCAGAGGGGGCTGGTAGATTCCATCCACTGGGTTGATGGTGCTCTGCAGGAaagatcaaaacaaaacaaaacaaaaaaacaagaaacagcaaGGCCATCAACAACACAAATAACCAAGTTGAAGTGACACCAGACAACAACTGCACACCCATACCACTGCCTGCTGCCTAATTTAAAGTGCTAACAGACTAAACCACCGTCAGAACGTACACAATTCAGCTTCAGCCTTGGCTTCTAAACTGTTTACAGTCAAACAAACAGTCGAGCTATTTTTCAATATCCAGGCACAATATGACTCAGCCGCTTTAACATTTAAACCAATGGTACCTTCCTGTCAACCACAGTGAAGCACCGTTTCCTTTAACATCCAACCCACTTGACAAAGTGAGCTCTCACTCATCACTGGGCAGCGGCTTCGCAGGCTGGTCGGTTGTACAATAGATCAGCTTAGTGCAAGAGCTACAGAACAGGAATATGGAACATGGAACATAAGAgagttcaaaattaaataactAGGACATGATGAAATAactaaatatttgaataaaaatacaaatatacacatttgtATAATAGTGAAATAATGAACAGTTTAAAACTTTTACATTCAGCTCATTATTATGAAATGATTCTCATGTTTTAGAAATATGctcattattatgaaatatcatttatgtgtatttttattcaagTAATTAGTTATTTCATAATTGAatcctatttatttatatttaattttgaacactCTGGGGTTCCGTATGAGAACAGTAAAATGATATATGCACCACCCAGCATGGGCAGATCAATTTCCTTTCGCTCCATTTCCTGGGGAGAGTGGCGTTACCATGTTTCATTAATCTAATCAATATGAAACTAAGAACACAGCCTGAAGTCCAAACCCTCGCAGCAGCTTCACACAATAAGAACCGGCACCTTTTGACCTGAGGAACCTTCCTACAGCCCAGTGGAGTTAATTAACTCCACTGGGCTGCAGACTCCATCTCTAACATGTTTAGAATCCCTGACTCTTGATTTCCCTGGTGTAAATATCTGTGGGGACATTATTATCTGCAGTGGCCTGCCCTCATCAGTGCCACCTCATGTGTCCCTCTACATATAGGCACATGTGCGCACACAGGAAGCagagtgttttctctgtgtagcAGGGTCACTGGCTCCAAATGACCCAAatgacagcaacaacagcaacaacacgGGCTAAACCAAAACCATAGCAAAACCATACCAACGTACCCTCAGGGCTCGTGGTAGCACTGAAGTTACAGCTAGTCAGCATGATACATTATCCTATTATTCAAACCTGAAGTGCAGCTGGTCGTATCACAGCTATTTTTCTTATGAAAGTCATTTGAAATCAATAGGAAGAGGCACGATGAGCCAGTAAAATGGCTGTCCCCTGACATTAAGCTGTAAAGGTGAAAATACAGCAGCTAAGGCTCGACTGCAGTGCCTTAAAGTGGACCACATGACTCTGCAAACCCAGGACACAACACACAAGATGCAGGACAGATCACAGTGAAAGAGGTGTGATGTGATCTCATGGTTGTTTTTGGTTATAAAATgctgctgatttgttttttcaatgtTGTTTTATGTCCAGTTTATAAAATGAAGGACAGTTGTGATTGGAAGAAAAAGCCATAGAGAAAAATCTAGTCTAAGATCTCAGCTCCATCTGCCCTCATGCCTACACCTGCTTCTCATCTTCAAGCCTTTTACATTTATTCCTCTATTATCTCTAGTTTCCACTGCCTGATGCTCGACTTGGCCACATGTCTCTGTGAAAGAGAAACCACGACTGCTAATAAGAGCAAATAACAAAATGGTCTGTTGTGGGCAA includes the following:
- the osbpl9 gene encoding oxysterol-binding protein-related protein 9 isoform X1, with amino-acid sequence MASIMEGPLSKWTNVMKGWQYRWFVLDYNAGLLSYYTSKDKMMRGSRRGCVRLRGAVIGIDDEDDSTFTITVDQKTFHFQARDADEREKWIHALEGTILRHTLQLREAETGLVPSVQDFDKKLAEADAYLQILIDQLKLFDEKIKDCKEDESRRKIENLKETTCSMVESIKHCIVLLQIAKDQSNEQQHANGLISTINPVDGIYQPPLDTPVVNTTMPTQTTLPTDASQVCKSDQRPSTLPVGPVVTVMGSLQTPTPNSTGSGPSGPSSGVASPSHIPLPSHSVPDFSYSSSEDEFYDADEFYQSSTSPKHCIDSCPSPSGPPAASPLTNEGAALKRPDTTESLNSSMSNGTTDADQFDSHDDRDDEGEGESVEEHKSVIMHLLSQVRLGMDLTKVVLPTFILERRSLLEMYADFFAHPDLFVSIAEQSDPRERMVHVVKWYLSAFHAGRKGSVAKKPYNPILGEVFYCHWDLPSEAEEPSPHMETVSDGPVPWSSPNSVCFVAEQVSHHPPISAFYAECLRKKIQFNAHIWTKSKFLGMSIGVHNIGQGCVSCLEHDEHYILTFPNGYGRSILTVPWVELGGECSISCSKSGYSANIVFHTKPFYGGKKHRITAEIFAPNDKKSFCSIEGEWNGVMYAKWATGENTVFTDTKRIGIIKKKVRKLEDQLEYESRRLWKDVTLNLKLKDIDAATEAKHRLEEKQRAEARQRKENEQQWETRLFHEDGECWVYDEPLLKRLASQRH
- the osbpl9 gene encoding oxysterol-binding protein-related protein 9 isoform X5, whose amino-acid sequence is MSIGARHPEAETGLVPSVQDFDKKLAEADAYLQILIDQLKLFDEKIKDCKEDESRRKIENLKETTCSMVESIKHCIVLLQIAKDQSNEQQHANGLISTINPVDGIYQPPLDTPVVNTTMPTQTTLPTDASQVCKSDQRPSTLPVGPVVTVMGSLQTPTPNSTGSGPSGPSSGVASPSHIPLPSHSVPDFSYSSSEDEFYDADEFYQSSTSPKHCIDSCPSPSGPPAASPLTNEGAALKRPDTTESLNSSMSNGTTDADQFDSHDDRDDEGEGESVEEHKSVIMHLLSQVRLGMDLTKVVLPTFILERRSLLEMYADFFAHPDLFVSIAEQSDPRERMVHVVKWYLSAFHAGRKGSVAKKPYNPILGEVFYCHWDLPSEAEEPSPHMETVSDGPVPWSSPNSVCFVAEQVSHHPPISAFYAECLRKKIQFNAHIWTKSKFLGMSIGVHNIGQGCVSCLEHDEHYILTFPNGYGRSILTVPWVELGGECSISCSKSGYSANIVFHTKPFYGGKKHRITAEIFAPNDKKSFCSIEGEWNGVMYAKWATGENTVFTDTKRIGIIKKKVRKLEDQLEYESRRLWKDVTLNLKLKDIDAATEAKHRLEEKQRAEARQRKENEQQWETRLFHEDGECWVYDEPLLKRLASQRH
- the osbpl9 gene encoding oxysterol-binding protein-related protein 9 isoform X3, translated to MASIMEGPLSKWTNVMKGWQYRWFVLDYNAGLLSYYTSKDKMMRGSRRGCVRLRGAVIGIDDEDDSTFTITVDQKTFHFQARDADEREKWIHALEGTILRHTLQLREAETGLVPSVQDFDKKLAEADAYLQILIDQLKLFDEKIKDCKEDESRRKIENLKETTCSMVESIKHCIVLLQIAKSTINPVDGIYQPPLDTPVVNTTMPTQTTLPTDASQVCKSDQRPSTLPVGPVVTVMGSLQTPTPNSTGSGPSGPSSGVASPSHIPLPSHSVPDFSYSSSEDEFYDADEFYQSSTSPKHCIDSCPSPSGPPAASPLTNEGAALKRPDTTESLNSSMSNGTTDADQFDSHDDRDDEGEGESVEEHKSVIMHLLSQVRLGMDLTKVVLPTFILERRSLLEMYADFFAHPDLFVSIAEQSDPRERMVHVVKWYLSAFHAGRKGSVAKKPYNPILGEVFYCHWDLPSEAEEPSPHMETVSDGPVPWSSPNSVCFVAEQVSHHPPISAFYAECLRKKIQFNAHIWTKSKFLGMSIGVHNIGQGCVSCLEHDEHYILTFPNGYGRSILTVPWVELGGECSISCSKSGYSANIVFHTKPFYGGKKHRITAEIFAPNDKKSFCSIEGEWNGVMYAKWATGENTVFTDTKRIGIIKKKVRKLEDQLEYESRRLWKDVTLNLKLKDIDAATEAKHRLEEKQRAEARQRKENEQQWETRLFHEDGECWVYDEPLLKRLASQRH
- the osbpl9 gene encoding oxysterol-binding protein-related protein 9 isoform X4; translated protein: MASIMEGPLSKWTNVMKGWQYRWFVLDYNAGLLSYYTSKDKMMRGSRRGCVRLRGAVIGIDDEDDSTFTITVDQKTFHFQARDADEREKWIHALEGTILRHTLQLREAETGLVPSVQDFDKKLAEADAYLQILIDQLKLFDEKIKDCKEDESRRKIENLKETTCSMVESIKHCIVLLQIAKSTINPVDGIYQPPLDTPVVNTTMPTQTTLPTDASQVCKSDQRPSTLPVGPVVTVMGSLQTPTPNSTGSGPSGPSSGVASPSHIPLPSHSVPDFSYSSSEDEFYDADEFYQSSTSPKHCIDPSGPPAASPLTNEGAALKRPDTTESLNSSMSNGTTDADQFDSHDDRDDEGEGESVEEHKSVIMHLLSQVRLGMDLTKVVLPTFILERRSLLEMYADFFAHPDLFVSIAEQSDPRERMVHVVKWYLSAFHAGRKGSVAKKPYNPILGEVFYCHWDLPSEAEEPSPHMETVSDGPVPWSSPNSVCFVAEQVSHHPPISAFYAECLRKKIQFNAHIWTKSKFLGMSIGVHNIGQGCVSCLEHDEHYILTFPNGYGRSILTVPWVELGGECSISCSKSGYSANIVFHTKPFYGGKKHRITAEIFAPNDKKSFCSIEGEWNGVMYAKWATGENTVFTDTKRIGIIKKKVRKLEDQLEYESRRLWKDVTLNLKLKDIDAATEAKHRLEEKQRAEARQRKENEQQWETRLFHEDGECWVYDEPLLKRLASQRH
- the osbpl9 gene encoding oxysterol-binding protein-related protein 9 isoform X2, which translates into the protein MASIMEGPLSKWTNVMKGWQYRWFVLDYNAGLLSYYTSKDKMMRGSRRGCVRLRGAVIGIDDEDDSTFTITVDQKTFHFQARDADEREKWIHALEGTILRHTLQLREAETGLVPSVQDFDKKLAEADAYLQILIDQLKLFDEKIKDCKEDESRRKIENLKETTCSMVESIKHCIVLLQIAKDQSNEQQHANGLISTINPVDGIYQPPLDTPVVNTTMPTQTTLPTDASQVCKSDQRPSTLPVGPVVTVMGSLQTPTPNSTGSGPSGPSSGVASPSHIPLPSHSVPDFSYSSSEDEFYDADEFYQSSTSPKHCIDPSGPPAASPLTNEGAALKRPDTTESLNSSMSNGTTDADQFDSHDDRDDEGEGESVEEHKSVIMHLLSQVRLGMDLTKVVLPTFILERRSLLEMYADFFAHPDLFVSIAEQSDPRERMVHVVKWYLSAFHAGRKGSVAKKPYNPILGEVFYCHWDLPSEAEEPSPHMETVSDGPVPWSSPNSVCFVAEQVSHHPPISAFYAECLRKKIQFNAHIWTKSKFLGMSIGVHNIGQGCVSCLEHDEHYILTFPNGYGRSILTVPWVELGGECSISCSKSGYSANIVFHTKPFYGGKKHRITAEIFAPNDKKSFCSIEGEWNGVMYAKWATGENTVFTDTKRIGIIKKKVRKLEDQLEYESRRLWKDVTLNLKLKDIDAATEAKHRLEEKQRAEARQRKENEQQWETRLFHEDGECWVYDEPLLKRLASQRH